A window of the Nitrospirota bacterium genome harbors these coding sequences:
- a CDS encoding cytochrome c3 family protein has translation MKIILTTGLFLSLVMGAGYALYAGDNVANTKHNLSASGTGSYKTVSTTEICIFCHTPHGGSTTAPLWNRINPAGPYNMYNSPTLDSPIAWSPQGISLVCLSCHDGTVAFDALLNKPGSGGGSPSGWEWQINNHIPAYPPGSYIGTDLSDDHPISIDYPGADQETNDFRWAKDPYAANTIRLFNVSTGAPANQVECASCHNPHDGTYPPLLRASNSNSELCLACHKK, from the coding sequence ATGAAAATAATATTGACTACAGGATTGTTTCTTTCTCTTGTTATGGGGGCCGGTTATGCCCTTTATGCAGGTGACAATGTAGCCAATACAAAACACAATCTCAGCGCAAGCGGTACAGGCTCATATAAGACCGTAAGCACAACTGAAATCTGTATATTCTGCCATACCCCGCACGGCGGCTCTACCACTGCTCCTCTATGGAACAGAATAAATCCAGCTGGACCTTACAATATGTATAATTCTCCGACCTTGGATTCCCCGATAGCATGGAGCCCTCAGGGAATATCGCTGGTATGTCTAAGCTGTCATGACGGCACAGTGGCATTTGATGCATTGCTTAATAAGCCAGGCAGCGGCGGCGGCTCTCCCTCAGGTTGGGAGTGGCAAATTAATAACCATATACCTGCTTATCCACCAGGTTCTTATATCGGCACAGACCTTAGTGATGACCATCCAATCTCAATAGATTATCCGGGTGCAGATCAAGAGACAAATGACTTCCGCTGGGCAAAGGATCCGTATGCAGCAAACACGATAAGATTATTTAACGTTTCTACAGGCGCCCCTGCGAATCAGGTCGAATGTGCAAGCTGTCATAATCCGCATGATGGTACATATCCACCATTGTTAAGGGCCTCCAATAGTAATAGTGAACTGTGCCTGGCAT